In Cicer arietinum cultivar CDC Frontier isolate Library 1 chromosome 7, Cicar.CDCFrontier_v2.0, whole genome shotgun sequence, the genomic window TTAATTTACTTTGTCGATTTCATatcgaaaaaaatgttggagcaaaatgcaagcaatatgtcttaaaggatagacaagagtcaatattgaatatgtggaaagaCATTATGTATTGTAGTAATGAAAAAGAGTATATGATGCGCTTGCATATGTTTGAACAATCATGTGTTGATACTaaagtgtttgttgattatgtcaaagaaacttggttgactccacataaggaaagatttgttgaagcatggacaaataaagtgatgcatttggggaacacaacgactaacaggtatttaatataattttattatatattgttgaattttattatatattgttgaattttacAGGGTTGAGTCGGCTCACtggaaactgaagttaatgttagaaaatagcatgggtgatttgtgtaaatgttgggaggctatgaacaacatgataaggttacaacataaaagaatcagagcctcgtttcaaaaaagtttttatgatgaagagcatgAGCACAGAAATCCATTTTATCAGAGATTGAATACATTTGTATCAACAGAAGCTCAAAGACGTATTGCTAAAGAATACGACAAAGTTGAGTGGGTGGGTACTGACAAATCTATATGTGGGTGTTCTCTGAGAAGGACATACGGATTACCTTGTGCTTGTGAATTgggacaatataaattaatgggtgaaccaattcctctagattctgtgcatattcaatggagaaaattaaacATGGAATGTGAACTCACTCAAGACACAGAAGATGGATCAGAGTTGGATATGTCTACTGAGATGAATGCCTTATGGAAACGCTTTCGATCACTTGATGTTATTGGGAAACGAGTGTTGAAGAGTAAAGTGCGTGAACTTGCTTTTCCAAGTACAAGTTCAATATGTCCACCACCTGAAAAAGTCAAAACCAAAGGAAGAGTGAAGAAGAGTAAGGGTATGAAGCCAGatggatatgatgtatatcgagacccttcttactttgagcatgttaatgcaacatatggTGAAGATATTGGTTCCCAACCCTCTCaatcaaagaagagacaagcctctcaatcaaagaaacacCCCTCTCAGTCatctcattcttcaaaaaatttgttattgacACAATTTCCTGATATTATTCAGCcatacattgatgacatatttgacgtggcagctgatggaaattgtggttTTCGCGCTATTGCATTATTGCTTGGTTTCGGTGAAGAGTGTTGGTCTTTGGTCCGCAAGAGATTGGATCAAGAGATTGTTTCTCATGTAACTCCATATGATAGATTGTTCACAGGACGCATTAAAGAAGTAAGAGATTCGTTGATGATATCCGGCTTAGGTGTTCAACCCATGGATAAATGGTTGTCCATgcctgatatgggttacgtgatagcgacaacatataatattattcttgtcaCGTTCGGTCTGACATTTTCAATGACTTTCTTTCCTATGAGGGGTTCACATTCCggatcgacaaaaaatgatcgcatttgttgtattggttttgttaatgGAAATCACTGGGTTCcggtaattattttcttatacttttttaaattttattctgataattttgtcttatattttgttaatttatttaatttttgcagttAAAGATGAAAGATGGATTTCCAATGCCAGACATTGCACCAGGTTGGAAGCAATATCGTACCAATGAAGCAACTTCTTGGGCAATAGCATACACAGGCCGTCTACAACACTGGGGGTATTTATTAGGCCGGTTGTCACGTGTTACCCAAAATCCACCTACGGAACCCGTAGAGGCAATGTCTTTAGATGAaccttaatgttttaaaattgatacaaNNNNNNNNNNNNNNNNNNNNNNNNNNNNNNNNNNNNNNNNNNNNNNNNNNNNNNNNNNNNNNNNNNNNNNNNNNNNNNNNNNNNNNNNNNNNNNNNNNNNNNNNNNNNNNNNNNNNNNNNNNNNNNNNNNNNNNNNNNNNNNNNNNNNNNNNNNNNNNNNNNNNNNNNNNNNNNNNNNNNNNNNNNNNNNNNNNNNNNNNNNNNNNNNNNNNNNNNNNNNNNNNNNNNNNNNNNNNNNNNNNNNNNNNNNNNNNNNNNNNNNNNNNNNNNNNNNNNNNNNNNNNNNNNNNNNNNNNNNNNNNNNNNNNNNNNNNNNNNNNNNNNNNNNNNNNNNNNNNNNNNNNNNNNNNNNNNNNNNNNNNNNNNNNNNNNNNNNNNNNNNNNNNNNNNNNNNNNNNNNNNNNNNNNNNNNNNNNNNNNNNNNNNNNNNNNNNNNNNNNNNNNNNNNNNNNNNNNNNNNNNNNNNNNNNNNNNNNNNNNNNNNNNNNNNNNNNNNNNNNNNNNNNNNNNNNNNNNNNNNNNNNNNNNNNNNNNNNNNNNNNNNNNNNNNNNNNNNNNNNNNNNNNNNNNNNNNNNNNNNNNNNNNNNNNNNNNNNNNNNNNNNNNNNNNNNNNNNNNNNNNNNNNNNNNNNNNNNNNNNNNNNNNNNNNNNNNNNNNNNNNNNNNNNNNNNNNNNNNNNNNNNNNNNNNNNNNNNNNNNNNNNNNNNNNNNNNNNNNNNNNNNNNNNNNNNNNNNNNNNNNNNNNNNNNNNNNNNNNNNNNNNNNNNNNNNNNNNNNNNNNNNNNNNNNNNNNNNNNNNNNNNNNNNNNNNNNNNNNNNNNNNNNNNNNNNNNNNNNNNNNNNNNNNNNNNNNNNNNNNNNNNNNNNNNNNNNNNNNNNNNNNNNNNNNNNNNNNNNNNNNNNNNNNNNNNNNNNNNNNNNNNNNNNNNNNNNNNNNNNNNNNNNNNNNNNNNNNNNNNNNNNNNNNNNNNNNNNNNNNNNNNNNNNNNNNNNNNNNNNNNNNNNNNNNNNNNNNNNNNNNNNNNNNNNNNNNNNNNNNNNNNNNNNNNNNNNNNNNNNNNNNNNNNNNNNNNNNNNNNNNNNNNNNNNNNNNNNNNNNNNNNNNNNNNNNNNNNNNNNNNNNNNNNNNNNNNNNNNNNNNNNNNNNNNNNNNNNNNNNNNNNNNNNNNNNNNNNNNNNNNNNNNNNNNNNNNNNNNNNNNNNNNNNNNNNNNNNNNNNNNNNNNNNNNNNNNNNNNNNNNNNNNNNNNNNNNNNNNNNNNNNNNNNNNNNNNNNNNNNNNNNNNNNNNNNNNNNNNNNNNNNNNNNNNNNNNNNNNNNNNNNNNNNNNNNNNNNNNNNNNNNNNNNNNNNNNNNNNNNNNNNNNNNNNNNNNNNNNNNNNNNNNNNNNNNNNNNNNNNNNNNNNNNNNNNNNNNNNNNNNNNNNNNNNNNNNNNNNNNNNNNNNNNNNNNNNNNNNNNNNNNNNNNNNNNNNNNNNNNNNNNNNNNNNNNNNNNNNNNNNNNNNNNNNNNNNNNNNNNNNNNNNNNNNNNNNNNNNNNNNNNNNNNNNNNNNNNNNNNNNNNNNNNNNNNNNNNNNNNNNNNNNNNNNNNNNNNNNNNNNNNNNNNNNNNNNNNNNNNNNNNNNNNNNNNNNNNNNNNNNNNNNNNNNNNNNNNNNNNNNNNNNNNNNNNNNNNNNNNNNNNNNNNNNNNNNNNNNNNNNNNNNNNNNNNNNNNNNNNNNNNNNNNNNNNNNNNNNNNNNNNNNNNNNNNNNNNNNNNNNNNNNNNNNNNNNNNNNNNNNNNNNNNNNNNNNNNNNNNNNNNNNNNNNNNNNNNNNNNNNNNNNNNNNNNNNNNNNNNNNNNNNNNNNNNNNNNNNNNNNNNNNNNNNNNNNNNNNNNNNNNNNNNNNNNNNNNNNNNNNNNNNNNNNNNNNNNNNNNNNNNNNNNNNNNNNNNNNNNNNNNNNNNNNNNNNNNNNNNNNNNNNNNNNNNNNNNNNNNNNNNNNNNNNNNNNNNNNNNNNNNNNNNNNNNNNNNNNNNNNNNNNNNNNNNNNNNNNNNNNNNNNNNNNNNNNNNNNNNNNNNNNNNNNNNNNNNNNNNNNNNNNNNNNNNNNNNNNNNNNNNNNNNNNNNNNNNNNNNNNNNNNNNNNNNNNNNNNNNNNNNNNNNNNNNNNNNNNNNNNNNNNNNNNNNNNNNNNNNNNNNNNNNNNNNNNNNNNNNNNNNNNNNNNNNNNNNNNNNNNNNNNNNNNNNNNNNNNNNNNNNNNNNNNNNNNNNNNNNNNNNNNNNNNNNNNNNNNNNNNNNNNNNNNNNNNNNNNNNNNNNNNNNNNNNNNNNNNNNNNNNNNNNNNNNNNNNNNNNNNNNNNNNNNNNNNNNNNNNNNNNNNNNNNNNNNNNNNNNNNNNNNNNNNNNNaaaaaatatatgacattaaaattaaatttagacaacaaataataattaatttaaatacgtaataattaatttaatatacctcGCCAAACCATAATCTAGCTGAAACATGATAACGGTATCGTGTAAGGACAGACAAATCATAAGGTCCTCCAGGATACCGTGTGAGCTCACCAGGTCCCTCAGGTCCATCATGTTCCTCCTCCATATGCTCTCCCTCATGAGCAGGTGCAGCCTCCTCCTGCTCATGTACATCCACCTGCTCGTGCACCATATGCTCATGTACCACATCTTCCTCATGCACTGTAGAATGCTCCCCCTGATCATTATGTCTCTCATCATCGTCTTCAATAATCATacgtcttcttctccttgaagctGTCGGTCGAATCCTCTCTGGGGGATTCATCGGAGTCGATGTAGAAGTCTCAGTGTCCCGTGTAATTCGTATGATTTTGCCGTCTCTTTCTCGTGCACccattgaaaaattaaaatattaaaagaattaaatcacaataagttataaaattataattaattaaattaaaaaaaaaatatacgtaacttccggaaaacttgatgctcaagttctccggtaactaccggaaatgttggcaatcaagttttccggaacgcTTTTTGTACcagatatgttaaaaataagttttccggaacactcttctgtaccggaaaacttcctacaagttttccggtaccggaaaactttaaaacaacGTTTCTGGAATACAacctctgtaccggaaaacttgtttctcaacttctctggaaattttgaaaaaaaacttactctctGTTCCGGAAATGTGAAAGTGTGGAATAGTAATTTTGtgaggttttattatttatacgagggcaaaatagtcatttcattctaaatttgggggtataggtataataaggagggtacaagggaaatttttcTTTATGTATTGCACCATCTAACTCTTGCTCTCACTGCTTTGCATAAGCTTGTAAAAAATATCACGAGGgaaatgtatttttggtatatcaTGTTCAATATTGACTTTGAAAAAGTGCACTTCATCAACCTGATAAGCTTTGGGGGCAACTCTTATGTGCTAGATATATTGATGGTATACATATTTTCCATTGTAACTAGACAAATTACAACTCTTATACTTGGAGATTCATTCTTAAAGTAGTGATTAATTCTGTCACTTTTGACCTGACCAACATCCGTAACTACTTAGAGCGAAAATATTAGCCAAACCTCCTCGTCGTGTCTCTTGGAAGTATCCTCCTTTAAATGTTTATAAATTGAATGTTGATGGAATTATCCACAATACTAGTGGTGAGTAACTCCTTGGTTGTTTAGATTATTGTAGTTTTctattatgaatatttattgTTGTGAATCTAACTATCAGTCCACGTTGCTACTTTCAAAGGAGCTTCCTCCATGGAGTTATCTATATGCCTCATTGGTATCTCACATCAAGAAATACATGTCCTATGATTGGCACTATGATTTTACCCCACTTTTGTGAAGGAAACTCTTGCACGAATTGACTTGTTAAACTCTCTTTAAGCTACTATCATCCTTTAGATTTGTCCTCTTCAACTTTGTGCAACTCTCTTTACTAACGCAATGCGATTTAATTTTCTcaaactttaatttttgttgtgttttgtaTTCCTtcttatgaaatattttttttttttaaattttcacatTAGTGTAGtttttttatcatcatataaGATTTTCTACACATCACTTAAGTTATTATTACATCATCAATATTGAAGTTCAAATTAAAAGATAgactaaattttaataataagaaatCAGAATtgcataaaaaatagaaaaactaaaattacaaatttattaaaaaaagaagaaaaaaactacatcttagttttttttatataatatttttatgagaATTTAGAAACCTTTCTTCTTTACGAAGGTGTGATTCATTCTAAAATTATCATGTATTGGTTATGGAGATTAATTAAATTGGACATACGAATTATTATATCATCGAAGGGGGTGTAGCTCATATGGTAGAGCGCTCGCTTCGCATGCGAGAGGCACGGGGTTCGATTCCCCGCACCtccaattaatattttaagaattcgatttatttttcaacatacgTTTCAACCTATTCTGTGATGGAATCTGAGTCTGCGTAAAGAACAAAGTTTTATGAATCTTCACGGAATCCTACAACTTTGTTATCAATGGTAGCTGCACGAATTATAATTAcatctatttatttaatttaattattaacattaacAGTATCTCCGCACAAAGAAGGTAGAGTTTGTTCCTTTATATAACAAATGGCTGCTTCCTTCCACAAAAAGAACGAAAACAGACGAAtaattcattattattaattgacgAGATAGTAACAAGTTAAATACAATTGAATCACATCTGCAAAAATAATCATCCCCAAAGCATTAATCTGTTCTTGGGACAGTGAAAATTACTTCACTGGTTACTGTCAAAAAATTACACTATTCCTACTCTTCTTCAACATATAAAGAATTGAATCATGAATAAAAGAATCCCCACcccaaaaaaagaaaacaaattccCAGAACTAGCAGTGGTGGTCTTCTACTTATCCCATGCAACTGCTTCGATTTCTGATTGTGCACTTCTGTATAGCTCAAGCCTCTTTGCAAGTGAAGTTCGGCGCTGCATGACTGCTGGATCCTCATTCAGCAATGAAGCTAGTTGTTTCCCCTGCATAAACAATACACGTAGATCATGAAAAAAGAAAACTCGGCTTATTTAGACATCATCAGGGTTTTAAATAAAGATCTGCAACCACAATCTTGTAAGCCACATAACGAATTTCTATGTTGCCAAAACCACAATGTGGCCACAATTGAGACTACATTGCCCTGCATTTGACTGGGATCCTCTGTCATATCAAGAATTGCGATGCAATCACAATTGTTATTGCGACTGCTGTTTAAAACCCCAGTGACATCATGCCTAATATAATGTAATCTTCAAGGAAAACAAGTAAGAAAACTTACCTCCTTTTTCCCTAGCTCTGTGAAGAAATGATCCAGTAAGCTACGCTTAGCTTCACGCACTTGACAATAAACTACGGATTTGGGAATAGTATGCCTCAGAGTCCCACATACCATGTTCACATAGGACAAGACTGTGGTAGCTGTTACGTACAGCGGAATATTAGTATACGAAAAATGGGGAAAACAGATGTATTTCATGAATATCTGCTGTGTACTAATCACTGGAGAAAATCATCACTTTAGTTCTCAAACTGTAGGGCAGTTAGATGTTTAAGATTAATGAAATTCTAAAATACTATGAatctttaaaactaaaaatgcTCTATCACATTAGCTCTTTCGGGATAATTTCAGCGACTAAATTGACTGAACCAAAAGAACTAATGtacaaaaaaaaacttcaatttcAAGACCTGCAATTTTAGGGACTAAAGCAATGATTTTCTCATGATATGTGGCTAATGGTCCCCTTTATCCTTAACTATTGGAATTATCAGGAACCTAGGAACAAAAGATTGCAAAGAAAATCAAATTTCCTATGCTGATTTTAAATTCCAGCTTCTTACCAATTCGACGAAGATAAGCATCATTATATCTGTCAAAAAGTGAGTGAGTTGGATTTCCACCCTTCTCTGCGTCTTGGGGAAGTTTGCGAAAAAATTCAACGGTCAAATAACCATATTCCATGTCTACCAACAGAAGGGTTGCTTTCTTACTTTCTTCTTTCATCCTCTCCAATGATTCAATAGCTGCATTTCCGAGTTCTACTTTCAAGGTGGGGTACTGCTTTAGTTCCTACAATCAGCACAAAACTGCAACCATTAAGACACTAGAAAAAAATATGCCAACTTCAATCTATAGGTTAAACATGAAGAGAATTATGTACtcaaaagataaaaacaatCAAATCAATATGCTACTTACAACTGTCTCACTCATAGACTTATGAATCAAATCCTTCAAAATTCCATGAACCTGAAACATTATAGAAGTAATGTATTAAGTGAATAACTGAACACAAAGAATGAAATTCATCTTCATTTTCTAAATATGACTTCAACTTTGCCTAAAATAAAGTAGGCCAGACTACTAAATTGTAGAGATGTTAACAAACATGTTTCTTTAAATCAAGGATTAATCTGAATTTTTTGTTAATACTCGTTTCAGAAAAGAAAGGATGAAGAAGTCGATCACAATTTCCTCTCATATAGTTTTCTGTAAACAAACATGTTTCCAAATTGCACTACACAACCAAGATTTTAAAAAAGGGTCCTCAGCCACTGTTATTGCCGCAACATCAGATATTTTGATGTATTAGTGACAGCATCACAACCGCAACTAAAGCCATATCAACTGtgttaaattgttattttgcgCTATATCAATGGATGTGCTACAGCACTACTTTAACCTCAATTGCTATTTAAAACATTGCTCATAGCAAAAGTATATtgtttttttgtataaatatatacCGTATCAACAGCTGCTTCAGCAGGCCCTCTAATTGATACTAAGCAAGATTCAATAAGACGGCGGTATCCTTGCTCAGGAGCAATGAGATGAGGTTGATACCCGTCCGCTTCAGTTATTAGTTTCCTCACATTGTCCATTGATAGATGTTTGTCAAATTGCAGTCTTTTTAGCGCTGCTGGAAACTGATTATCAAAGACTTGATAAATTTTCTCACCGCCAGACCGTCTGTGGACATTCAATCATTTCAG contains:
- the LOC140918858 gene encoding uncharacterized protein, whose product is MECELTQDTEDGSELDMSTEMNALWKRFRSLDVIGKRVLKSKVRELAFPSTSSICPPPEKVKTKGRVKKSKGMKPDGYDVYRDPSYFEHVNATYGEDIGSQPSQSKKRQASQSKKHPSQSSHSSKNLLLTQFPDIIQPYIDDIFDVAADGNCGFRAIALLLGFGEECWSLVRKRLDQEIVSHVTPYDRLFTGRIKEVRDSLMISGLGVQPMDKWLSMPDMGYVIATTYNIILVTFGLTFSMTFFPMRGSHSGSTKNDRICCIGFVNGNHWVPLKMKDGFPMPDIAPGWKQYRTNEATSWAIAYTGRLQHWGYLLGRLSRVTQNPPTEPVEAMSLDEP